The window CATTACAGGGCATCTACCCATCCCCATTCCATTTTGGAATGGGTGGTTTTAAAAAATCCGGATTTTAATGAAATGGATACAGTCACCACTAAAATGGAACAAAGTGTAAAAGTATTTTTGAAGGACTTGAGCAAAAATGGCGACCAATAAAAAGTAAGGCTGTTGTAAAATTTGGGACGGGTAGTAGCTCATTCATTATTCGGCACAAGCTGCAGTAAATAATGTGGCCCTTTTTTTTTGGATAAAATTTATCAAATTAAAGTCAGTGGTGTATGTCACCCTTTCAGCGCTTGAAGGGTAGGAATTGGACTTTATCACACAGGGCTAACACCCTGTGCTGATATATATCGCCCTTTCAGGGCTTAGGAATGGATAATCTGGAAAAATTGGAGCCCTGACTGGGCGGTGTAAAATAGGGATGGTTGTCAGCCCATCCACAATCGGCGAAAACGAAACCTCAAAGCCCTGTATTCTAAGATTAAAGCAAGTGGAATAGTACAATTTTTAATTTCTAGGCAGCATATTTCATTGTTTCGACATATGGGGTACCTCTTTCTATTACCGCAAAGATCCTTGATACTAGTTTATTCCTTATAATATTCATTGTACTCATTTTATTCTTGCCTTTATTAACCCGTTGTTCGTAATAAAGTCTCATCTCTGGATTGTATTGTACGGCCACCCCCGCACACATGGTTAGAAGTGCTTTTATACGTTTGTTTGCCAGTTTACTGGTTCTCGTCTTACCCATATATGTCCCCGACTGGTTTGGGAAAGGGGCGATTCCTGCATAACTGGCAAACTTTCTCCAATCTGGAAAAGCAGTAAACGCTTTAGTAAGTACAATCATCATGATGGCCGTCTGGGGACCTATACCCTTTACAGATTTGACCAACTGGTATTGTCTTAACATTTCCTGGTCATCCTTTATCAGCCGTTCCATTTCGGCTTCCATTCCTTTAATCTGGTTGTCTAGACAGGCTATGATCTGTTTATGTGATTGAGTATATATCTCATAAGACTCCTTACCATAGACCTTTTGGTGTTCTCCTAGTCTTGTTTTGAAGGCAGTTCTTTCCTTTACCAAACGTTCCCTGTAAGAGGCAATCTTTCTTATCGATTCCAAGTTTCGGGAGGGCTTACGGAACAATTTGATTTTCTCTCTTTTCTCATAAATATACTCGGCAATAACTTTGGAGTCAGCTTTGTCTGATTTACCTCTTCGGATCCCCATAGACTTTTTCACCTCCAAGCCAGGCAGTACTGTAAAGGGGAAATTGTGATCGTCGAGAAAAGAGATCAGAAGCTCGCTATAAAGCCCGGTGTGCTCCATGCCAAACATCATTTCTTCAGGACATACCTGTCCCAAAATGTCCATAAGCCATTCGACCATGGCTTCAAAACCTTTCAAATCATTAACAAACACAGCGTGTCTTCCAGCGTTTCTCAAATAGATGTCAATGGTAGATTTACTAACGTCAATACCGATAAATGCTCTAAATTTCATAACTTTACTATTAAGTGTAATAAATATGGTTGCTGAAACTAAAACCTTTAGAAGGTCTGTTAACCTAAAATTCTAACTGGTTCTCAAAGCAACCGGAACTTGGAACGGGGACTGATACAGGGCATAGGCCTTAGTGTCCTAGAAAGGGCGTAAGTTCACCCCGTTCCTATTCCTAATTTAATGTTATCCACCGTTATTAACAATTTA of the Cyclobacterium marinum DSM 745 genome contains:
- a CDS encoding IS110 family RNA-guided transposase; translated protein: MKFRAFIGIDVSKSTIDIYLRNAGRHAVFVNDLKGFEAMVEWLMDILGQVCPEEMMFGMEHTGLYSELLISFLDDHNFPFTVLPGLEVKKSMGIRRGKSDKADSKVIAEYIYEKREKIKLFRKPSRNLESIRKIASYRERLVKERTAFKTRLGEHQKVYGKESYEIYTQSHKQIIACLDNQIKGMEAEMERLIKDDQEMLRQYQLVKSVKGIGPQTAIMMIVLTKAFTAFPDWRKFASYAGIAPFPNQSGTYMGKTRTSKLANKRIKALLTMCAGVAVQYNPEMRLYYEQRVNKGKNKMSTMNIIRNKLVSRIFAVIERGTPYVETMKYAA